The following coding sequences lie in one Populus nigra chromosome 15, ddPopNigr1.1, whole genome shotgun sequence genomic window:
- the LOC133673743 gene encoding calcium-transporting ATPase 10, plasma membrane-type-like yields MTSLFKGSPCIRQQDDLEAGENRSTDFGRDADSSSGPFDIVSTKNAPIDRLRRWRKAALVLNASRRFRYTLDLKKEEEKRRILSKIRAHAQVIWAAHLFKEAGNNSVNGDTEPHPPPTGDFGISVGQISAITRDHDHNALEALGGVKGVADALKTDIEKGIHEDDADLLKRKNAFGSNTYPQKKGRSFWMFLWEAWQDLTLIILMVAAVASLVLGMKTEGVKEGWYEGASIAFAVILVIVVTAISDYKQSLQFQNLNEEKRNIHLEVTRGGRRVEISIYDIVAGDVIPLNIGDQVPADGILITGHSLAIDESSMTGESKIVQKNSREPFLMSGCKVADGSGTMLVTGVGINTEWGLLMASISEDNGEETPLQVRLNGVATFIGIVGLTVALLVLLVLLVRYFTGHTKNFDGSPEFVAGKTKIGKAVNGAVKILTVAVTIVVVAVPEGLPLAVTLTLAYSMRKMMRDKALVRRLSACETMGSATTICSDKTGTLTLNQMTVVEAFSGGKKMDLPESKSQLPPILSSLLIEGIAQNTTGSVFVPEGGGDLEISGSPTEKAIMGWAIKLGMNFDAVRSESNVIHVFPFNSEKKKGGVALQLPDSQVHIHWKGAAEIVLASCTKYVDASGNTVPLDQDKVLFFKKAIEDMACSSLRCVSIAYRTYDMDKVPADEQQLTQWVIPQDDLVLLAIIGIKDPCRPGVRDAVRLCQNAGVKVRMVTGDNPQTAKAIALECGILSSEEDAVEPNVIEGRVFREYSDLEREDIAEKISVMGRSSPNDKLLLVQALKRRGHVVAVTGDGTNDAPALHEADIGLAMGIQGTEVAKESSDIIILDDNFASVVKVVRWGRSVYANIQKFIQFQLTVNVAALIINVVSAMSSGEVPLNAVQLLWVNLIMDTLGALALATEPPTDHLMNRSPVGRREPLITNIMWRNLLIQAAYQVTVLLILNFRGESILGLEHETPQRATQVKNTLIFNAFVLCQIFNEFNARKPDEINIFKGISKNHLFIAIIGITLVLQVIIVEFVGKFTSTVKLNWKQWLISIIIGFISWPLAALAKLIPVPQTPLHKFFTNMCNRRAKSSKSSKSSSLEVANNSQH; encoded by the exons ATGACAAGTTTGTTTAAAGGCTCGCCGTGTATACGCCAGCAAGATGATTTGGAAGCTGGTGAAAATCGTTCTACTGACTTCGGCCGTGATGCCGACTCTTCGTCTGGTCCTTTTGATATCGTCAGCACCAAAAACGCTCCCATCGACCGCCTCCGCAGATGGCGG AAAGCTGCGCTCGTGCTTAATGCTTCTAGAAGATTCCGATATACTCTGGACTTGAAgaaggaagaggagaagaggagaataTTAAGCAAGATAAGAGCACATGCGCAAGTGATTTGG GCTGCACATCTTTTCAAGGAAGCTGGGAATAATAGCGTAAATG GAGACACAGAACCACATCCACCCCCCACTGGTGATTTTGGAATTAGCGTGGGGCAAATTTCTGCAATCACGAGGGATCATGATCATAATGCTTTGGAGGCACTCGGTGGG GTAAAAGGGGTTGCAGATGCATTGAAAACTGATATAGAGAAGGGAATTCATGAAGATGATGCTGATTTATTGAAACGGAAGAATGCATTTGGATCAAATACATATCCTCAGAAAAAAGGAAGGAGTTTTTGG ATGTTCCTATGGGAAGCTTGGCAAGATCTTACTTTGATCATATTGATGGTAGCTGCAGTGGCCTCTTTGGTGCTGGGTATGAAGACAGAG GGTGTTAAGGAAGGATGGTATGAAGGGGCCAGCATTGCTTTTGCAGTTATTCTTGTCATTGTTGTGACAG CTATAAGTGACTACAAACAATCTCTTcagtttcaaaatttaaacgaggagaagagaaacataCATTTGGAG GTTACCAGAGGAGGTAGAAGAGTTGAAATTTCAATATATGATATTGTTGCTGGTGATGTTATACCCCTTAACATTGGTGATCAg GTTCCTGCTGATGGAATTTTAATTACTGGTCACTCCCTTGCTATTGATGAATCAAGCATGACTGGAGAAAGCAAGATT GTCCAAAAGAATTCCAGGGAACCGTTTCTAATGTCTGGCTGCAAAGTTGCAGATGGTAGTGGCACTATGctg GTAACAGGTGTTGGAATTAATACTGAATGGGGGTTGCTCATGGCTAGTATTTCGGAAGACAATGGTGAAGAAACACCTTTGCAG GTGCGCTTGAATGGGGTCGCAACTTTCATTGGTATTGTGGGGCTGACAGTAGCTTTGCTTGTCTTGTTAGTCCTCTTGGTCAG ATATTTCACTGGACATACAAAAAACTTTGATGGAAGTCCTGAGTTTGTAGCGGGTAAAACAAAAATTGGTAAAGCAGTAAATGGAGCCGTTAAAATTCTGACTGTCGCG GTCACCATTGTTGTAGTTGCAGTGCCTGAAGGGCTTCCCTTAGCAGTTACTTTAAC TCTTGCATACTCGATGAGAAAAATGATGAGAGATAAGGCTTTG GTGCGCCGGCTTTCTGCTTGTGAAACCATGGGCTCTGCCACCACTATATGCAGTGATAAGACTGGAACTTTGACCTTGAATCAG ATGACCGTTGTGGAAGCTTTTTCTGGAGGGAAAAAAATGGATCTTCCTGAAAGTAAATCACAGTTGCCTCCTATTTTGTCTTCTTTACTTATTGAAGGTATTGCACAAAACACAACCGGCAGTGTTTTTGTTCCTGAG GGAGGTGGAGATCTAGAGATTTCTGGATCGCCAACAGAAAAGGCCATTATGGGATGGGCAATCAAG CTGGGGATGAATTTCGATGCTGTCCGATCTGAATCGAATGTCATTCATGTATTCCCATTCAACTCTGAGAAGAAAAAAGGCGGGGTGGCACTACAGCTG CCCGACTCTCAAGTGCATATACATTGGAAGGGGGCTGCCGAAATAGTCTTAGCCTCATGTACAAAATATGTTGATGCAAGTGGTAACACAGTGCCATTGGATCAAGACAAG gtgttgttttttaagaaagCTATTGAAGATATGGCTTGCAGTAGTTTGCGTTGTGTTTCCATTGCGTATAGAACATATGACATGGACAAAGTTCCAGCTGATGAACAACAACTAACTCAATGGGTGATTCCTCAAGATGATCTTGTTTTGCTTGCAATTATTGGCATAAAG GACCCATGTCGTCCAGGTGTGAGAGATGCTGTTCGACTGTGCCAAAATGCTGGTGTTAAG GTTCGCATGGTAACTGGTGACAATCCTCAAACTGCTAAAGCAATTGCTTTGGAATGTGGGATACTGAGTTCAGAAGAAGATGCTGTGGAGCCTAATGTTATTGAAGGAAGAGTGTTTCGTGAATATTCAGATTTAGAAAGAGAAGACATCGCAGAGAAGATCTCA GTGATGGGGAGGTCTTCTCCGAATGACAAGCTTTTGCTTGTGCAAGCATTGAAAAGGAGGGGACATGTTGTTGCTGTAACTGGAGATGGAACAAATGATGCTCCTGCATTACATGag GCAGACATTGGTCTCGCAATGGGTATTCAAGGCACAGAAGTTGCTAAAGAGAGCTCAGATATCATAATTTTGGACGACAATTTTGCTTCAGTCGTGAAG GTTGTCCGTTGGGGTAGATCTGTATATGCAAATATCCAGAAATTTATTCAGTTTCAGCTTACAGTTAATGTTGCAGCTCTCATTATAAATGTTGTGTCTGCAATGTCTTCTGGTGAAGTCCCATTAAATGCAGTGCAG CTCCTTTGGGTTAATCTTATCATGGATACTCTTGGAGCTCTGGCACTGGCTACTGAGCCTCCAACAGATCACCTGATGAATAGATCTCCAGTTGGTCGCCG GGAACCACTAATAACAAATATCATGTGGAGGAACCTGCTGATACAG GCAGCATATCAAGTGACCGTGCTGCTTATCCTTAATTTTCGAGGAGAGAGTATACTAGGTTTGGAGCATGAGACCCCTCAGCGTGCGACCCAAGTGAAGAACACCTTGATATTCAATGCATTTGTGCTCTGCCAG ATCTTCAACGAATTTAATGCCCGGAAACCAGATGAAATCAATATTTTCAAAGGGATTTCAAAAAACCACCTATTCATTGCTATAATTGGAATAACACTTGTACTTCAG GTAATCATAGTTGAGTTCGTTGGAAAGTTTACTTCTACCGTCAAGCTCAATTGGAAACAGTGGCTGATTTCAATTATTATTGGTTTTATCAG CTGGCCGCTTGCTGCTCTCGCTAAACTGATACCTGTTCCACAAACTCCTTTGCACAAGTTCTTTACAAATATGTGTAATCGACGTGCCAAGTCTTCCAAGTCATCCAA GTCGTCATCATTAGAGGTCGCTAACAATTCACAGCACTAA